The nucleotide sequence GTACTTTTTATCCCCTGAATCCTAAACTTACCCTTAATACGGCATTCGTAAAATTCGCCATCTTGCGTTTTTACGGTATACCAACTTCCGGTAGATTTATATACAGTTCCTTTCATTCTTTTCAATTTCATTACAAAGAAACAACTTTACTTCATACTATCAGCTTAAAACAGGCTGTCTTAAAGCTTGTTCCAACAAAAAAAGCCCCTATTCCCCCTCTGTTTTTTCACTATAAATGCAACCTTTTAGACTTTACTTTTGTCTTTACTAAACCTAATTTAAATTTTAAACGATGAAAAAGATAGCCGTAATAGCCTTTGTTTTAATTGCCACAACCCTCAGTGTGAACGCCCAAGAAATAAAAATAATTACCAGTGTCGAGTCTATTGTACCCAGCGGACTAGGGCGCTCAAGAATCATTGATGCCCAAGAGGAAAAGGATTTTGAAGAATATACCTCTGAACAGACCGAGGAAGACAATACCCGAAACAAATCTAAAAGGGGCACTATCAGGGTAAAGAATTTTGAGGAAACCAAACTCCTCAACTTTTACAATATTGCCGGTATCCGCTTTCAAAATATTGCCGCGAACGATGCCGTTATCTCCTCGAAACTTACGAATATGCTTCAAGAAGGATGGGAGCTGGTCTTTGTAACCAGTGGCGTAGAAGCCGATGCCGGCGACAACGATGCCCAGGGAATTTTCATTACGCGATATATTTTCAGAAGGGACTAAAAACACATAAAACGGCTTGTCTTTCGACAAGCCGTTTTATTATAGTATATCGAATAGGTACTACTATCCGTTTACAATCTTCTCTTGATGATTGATCGACTCTTGGTGAATGGCCTTGAACATTTTAAGGACAAATTCTTCACTCAATCCGCGAGATTCCCCTTCCAAGATCATGGCTCCCAAAATCTGGTTCCAACGGTTCGACTGTAGTACGGCTACATTCTTCTGTTTTTTAAGCTCACCAATACTATCCGACACCTTCATACGTTTGCCCATAGTATCGATCAACTGGTTGTCGAGAATATCTATTTGCGCCCTAAGGTTGCTCAATTTAGCATTGTATTCGGCTTCGCTGTCGGTCTCTTTCCTGATACGCAAATCTCTCATGATCTGCACCAACTTCTCCGGAGTAACCTGCTGAGCGGCATCACTCCAAGCATTGTCGGGATCAAAATGGGTCTCGATCATCAATCCGTCGAAGTTCAGATCAAGTGCCGTTTGCGAAACATCAAAGATCATATCACGCTTACCGGTAATATGCGATGGGTCATTGATCAAAGGCAAATCGGGAAACTTGTTTTGGAACTCGATGGCCAATTGCCATTCGGGAATGTTCCTGTACTTCGTTTTCTCATAGGTAGAGAATCCTCTGTGGATGGCCCCTAACTTTCTGATCCCGGCGGTATGCAAACGTTCGATACCACCCAACCATAAAGCCAAATCAGGGTTTACAGGGTTCTTCACCAATACGATCTTATCAGTACCTTCCAAGGCATCTGCCAATTCTTGCATGATAAACGGACTCACGGTCGAGCGCGCTCCGATCCACAATAGATCTACATCATACTCCAATGCCAATTCAACATGGGCACGATTGGCTACCTCTGTGGCCGTTTTTAATCCGGTTTCTTCCTTAACCTTCTGTAACCACTTCAAACCAAGTGCGCCAACACCTTCAAAGTTTCCTGGTCGTGTTCTTGGTTTCCAGATACCCGCACGGTAGTAGTTTACGTCGGTATCTTTTAACTCGTGAGCAATACGCAACACTTGTTCTTCGGTTTCAGCACTACATGGCCCTGCTATTACTAGTGGATGGTCTAACCCCATATCATCCAACCATGTTCTCATTTCTTTTGAATTCTCCATTACTTCTTGTTTAGTGGTATTCCGTTTAAAATTTCCTTTATTTTATTAGTATCGTTCATTTCGTTAAAAATTCCCGTGTAATCTCCTTTTTCCAATAGCTGTTTAAACTCTTGGAGGTTCTGTATATATTCGGTCAAAGTTTCGACCACATTGTCTTTATTCTGTTTAAAAATTGGCGTCCACATGGCCGGCGAACTCTTGGCCAACCTTACCGTACTCTCGAAACCACTGCCCGCCATGTCAAAAATATCACGTTCATTTTTCTCTTTATCGATTACGGTCTTTCCCAACATAAAAGAGCTGATATGTGACAAATGCGACACATAGGCAATGTGCTTGTCATGGGCATCGGGGTTCATGTACCGAATACGCATTCCTATCTGCTGAAAAAGTTCCAGGGCCTTTTCCTGAAGCTTAAAGGCGGTTTTCTCTATCTCGCAGATAATATTCGTTTTACCCACGTATAAATTTTCAATGGCCGCCGACGGTCCCGAATGCTCCGTACCCGCAATGGGGTGCGCCGCCAGGTAATTTCTTCGTTTAGGGTGCGAATCTAAGGTTTTACAGATCAAACTTTTTGTAGACCCGCCATCAAAGACCACACAATCATCGTTAACCGCATCCAATATCTTAGGAAGCTCGGTAACCATAACATCTACGGGAATGCTAACAATGACCATATCGGCCACCCCTAGATCGTCGTAACTCGACTCTACATCGATGATCCCCAGATCCAAGGCTTCGCGCAAATGCGAAACATTCGTATCTATACCGTAAATCTTGCACTCTGGGCGCAGGCGTTTGATATCCTTTGCAAAGGAACCTCCTATCAACCCGACACCAACTATAAAAACATTCATTTTATCAACTCTTGTTCGTCATTCTAAAAACGGCTTATCGCCTCTTCAATCTTTTCTTCGGGCACACACAATGAAAATCGTATATACCCTTCGCCCTTACTTCCAAAAATGGTTCCCGGGGTTATAAAAAGGTTCTTTTCGTACAGTACCTCATCTATAAACTCTTCGGCAGATTTGCTTCCTTCCGGCAACTTTGCCCAAAGGAACATTCCAACCGCATCGGTATCATAGGTACAGTTCAATTTATCGGCCAATTGACACATAAGCGCCTTTCTAGAGCGATATACCTCATTCAGCCTATCGAACCAATCTTGATCACTTTTCAGGGCCTCTATGGCTCCTTTCTGAATTCCGTAGAACATCCCCGAATCCATATTACTTTTTACCTTTAGCACGGCATTGATATGTTCGGCCCCGCCCAATACCATTCCTACGCGCCAACCGGCCATATTAAAGGTCTTGCTCAAGGAGTTTAGCTCTAGGGCCACCTCTTTCGCCCCATCGACGGCCAAAATACTTGCCGGCGCATCGTTAAGCACGAAACTATAGGGGTTGTCGTTTACCAAAAGGATATCGTTCTTTTTGGCAAATTCCACCAATTTTTCAAACTGCCCTTTTGTCGCCGTGGCCCCGGTCGGCATATGGGGGTAACTTGTCCACATGATCTTTACCTTTGACAAATCGTGTTCCTGCAATTCTTCCAAATCGGGAAACCATCCGCTTTCGGCACTTAGGTTATAATATTTTGCCTCTGCCCCTACCAACTTCGTGACCGAGGTATAGGTAGGATAGCCCGGATTGGGTATCAAGGCAACATCGCCCTCGTTCAAAAAGGCCATGCTAATGTGCATAATACCTTCCTTTGAACCCATTAAGGGTAAAATCTCGGTCAATGGATCTACCGTAACATCGAATTTTTCACTATAAAAATCCGCTACACCCTGACGCAGTTCGGGCAAACCCTGATAACTCTGATACTGGTGTGCACCTTCTTCCAAGACCGCATCTTGAATACTCTTTATGATCGCTTCTGAGGGAGCCAGATCCGGACTTCCGATACCCATATTGATCACGGGCCTTCCTTCGGCGATCAAACCTCTTACCTCTCGCAACTTTTTCGAGAAG is from Zobellia galactanivorans and encodes:
- a CDS encoding prephenate dehydrogenase, giving the protein MNVFIVGVGLIGGSFAKDIKRLRPECKIYGIDTNVSHLREALDLGIIDVESSYDDLGVADMVIVSIPVDVMVTELPKILDAVNDDCVVFDGGSTKSLICKTLDSHPKRRNYLAAHPIAGTEHSGPSAAIENLYVGKTNIICEIEKTAFKLQEKALELFQQIGMRIRYMNPDAHDKHIAYVSHLSHISSFMLGKTVIDKEKNERDIFDMAGSGFESTVRLAKSSPAMWTPIFKQNKDNVVETLTEYIQNLQEFKQLLEKGDYTGIFNEMNDTNKIKEILNGIPLNKK
- a CDS encoding bifunctional 3-deoxy-7-phosphoheptulonate synthase/chorismate mutase type II, which produces MENSKEMRTWLDDMGLDHPLVIAGPCSAETEEQVLRIAHELKDTDVNYYRAGIWKPRTRPGNFEGVGALGLKWLQKVKEETGLKTATEVANRAHVELALEYDVDLLWIGARSTVSPFIMQELADALEGTDKIVLVKNPVNPDLALWLGGIERLHTAGIRKLGAIHRGFSTYEKTKYRNIPEWQLAIEFQNKFPDLPLINDPSHITGKRDMIFDVSQTALDLNFDGLMIETHFDPDNAWSDAAQQVTPEKLVQIMRDLRIRKETDSEAEYNAKLSNLRAQIDILDNQLIDTMGKRMKVSDSIGELKKQKNVAVLQSNRWNQILGAMILEGESRGLSEEFVLKMFKAIHQESINHQEKIVNG
- a CDS encoding pyridoxal phosphate-dependent aminotransferase yields the protein MIRTANRLHTVEEYYFSKKLREVRGLIAEGRPVINMGIGSPDLAPSEAIIKSIQDAVLEEGAHQYQSYQGLPELRQGVADFYSEKFDVTVDPLTEILPLMGSKEGIMHISMAFLNEGDVALIPNPGYPTYTSVTKLVGAEAKYYNLSAESGWFPDLEELQEHDLSKVKIMWTSYPHMPTGATATKGQFEKLVEFAKKNDILLVNDNPYSFVLNDAPASILAVDGAKEVALELNSLSKTFNMAGWRVGMVLGGAEHINAVLKVKSNMDSGMFYGIQKGAIEALKSDQDWFDRLNEVYRSRKALMCQLADKLNCTYDTDAVGMFLWAKLPEGSKSAEEFIDEVLYEKNLFITPGTIFGSKGEGYIRFSLCVPEEKIEEAISRF